ATTCATCCAGTTTGGTCAGAATATCATAACGAAGAATCTTTCTGTAAAAATTCCCGCGATTTAGTTTTTTTCCTAAAATACCTTCATATAACTTTTGAAGCTCCGGCATCGTAAATTTCTCAGGAAGAAGATTATAACCAATAGGATGATTATTTAATTGCTCACGAAGCGTCATCAAAGCCTTGTCAAAAATAGTGCGGTGATCCATCATAAATTCAGGTAGATTTTCGATAGAATGCCATTTAACAATACTCGAAAATTCATCAATATTTAGTTTTACCTGCGAATGCTCTGCCAGGGCATAATAGCCAATCGACACAAAACGCTGTTTGTGCCACATGCTGTCATCATAATCCTGAAAAGCAAATTCAGAACGGTTTAGATTTCCAAAAGTATAAAATTGCTGCAGGTAAATATTCTCGGTTCCGGTTCTGTCTTTTAAGATACGGACAGCTGCATCATCAACATTTTCAGCCTTTTCTACATAGCCTCCGGGAAGTCCCCATTCCTCACGATCTTTCATTTTTAAGATTAAAACCTGAAGGGTATTTTCGTGAAAACTGAAGACAACACAGTCGATAGAAAGTGTTGGAATAAACTTTTCCCAAGACTCTGCGGAACGTATTTCGAGTAGTTTTTTAAATTCCATGGGGGTACAATTAGCTCCAAATTTAAACTTTTTAATTGGTATGAGTCAAATTGTTTAAATTTTTTCTGACAATCTTAAAATCTTTCCAAAAAAAATTTTCACCTCACTTTTTTGATTTTTTCAATGTAGTCAAAATTATCAGATTGTTTACAGTCAAAATTCTTTTTGCCACTAATTACAGCACTTTACGCAAACGAGGTAGTAAAATTTAAGTGTCAATTTAACAATTCACAGTCATTAACGGCTTTGTTGTTTTTATGGAATTTATCACTCCCTTTTAATGCGAAATTGAAAATTATAACATCAATTATTTGTTGAAATCAGAAATTGTAATTAATATTGCTTCATTATGAAGCAATGAAAATTCATAATGAAAACTCTAACTTAAACTACTCATGAAAAAATTAATTTTTGCATCGATCTGCACAATGTTTTTTTCGACTTACGAAGCTTTTTCACAAGACGATAAAAAACAGCAGAAAGCCACAGATTCAATTAAAAGCCTAACCAAAATTGTTGAAACTGACACCAAAGAAGAAAAAAACAGAAACGTAATGCTTAACGCCGCCAATAATACCGGACCGCGTGATGTAAATATTGGTCTGCCCTCGACCGTAGGAGGAATTACCATTCAGGAAAATGACCTGCCGGTAGTATATTATTTCTGGCCTGAACTGCCAAACCGTACCTGGAGACAAAGTACAAGTCTGGGGCGTACCGGTTTATTAAAAATTGGAGAAGCTGCTATAACCACCGGAGATTTAGGGTTTGCAGTAAACTCGTATACAAAACTGGGAACGGACAAATTAGAAGTCGTTGGTAATTTTTCAGGTTCTAGTTTTGGTTGGATGAAAGGCGACTTAAACGTTTCTGGACCTTTAGCAAAAGGATGGTCGTACACAATGGGCGCTTACGCCAATTTTGACCCAAACTCTTTTGATTTGAAATTCGCCAAATACTCAGACCGAACTCAAATTTACAGAGCAGGTTTGACTAAAAAGTTCAATAACGGAAAAGGACAAATCAGCTTTTTGTATAAATATGCCAACTCGGCTTCTTTGACCAATTATGCCGTTTTTAGATACAAAGAAGGCGGAAAAGTAGAAGAATACAATGACTTTAAAATCGGACGCGATTCGTATATCGTCAATGACGGAACGTTAAAATTCAAAGACATCATGACCGGCCAGACCAAATTTGCGGATATGGGCGGAAGCGATGCAGCATCAACCTCTCATACATTTGATATTTTAGGAAATTATGATTTGGCAAACGACTGGAAATTTACATTCTCAACCCGTTTTCGTTATGCCGAAGCTTCGCAGCTGATCGCTATCCCGCTTGGAATTTTCCAGGCATCAGCTTCAGATAACTTCACATACAAATCAAATGGTAATGCGTATGTTGGAAATGTAAACTCAATGTTGGGATTGTACACAGACGGGACGCCGACAAAAACGGCTATGTCGAGATTTGAGGTTACAAAAAATGAAGAAAAACACAAATGGAGATTTGGTGTAACAGAATATTACTATCAGGTTGATGATTTTACGTCAAGCAGATCATTCTTTAACCAAACCGTAAGTGCAAATCCGGATAAACTGGTTCGTAATACTCCGGGCGGTACATCAAATACAGATGCTGACGGATTTTACAACTACAATGTTGGGGGTGAATACCACAACGGTTTCGAAAACAAATTATCCGGCTATTTCTCTGATAACTGGACAGTAAGCGACCGTTTCAGTCTGACATACGGAGTTAATTTAAGATACCACAAATTAAAAGGAGATTATTTCCTGACATCAAGAACACCGGATTTAGTATTTGATCCAAGCCAGAAAACCTATTTTGATAACAACTGGTTTCATTTAGGCGGTTCTATCAATGCTGTTTATAAGGTAACAAAAAGTGCCGGAATCCTTGCTGACTTTACATATACAGAAAAAAATGGCCAGTTAGAAAGCTATTCAGGAGCTGTAGCACCAAATAATGCAAAATCAAAAAGCCCATTGGCAGCATTTGGATTGTACTTCAATCAGAAAAATTTCAGTATTGTTTCTCAGGCAACATACTTAACCAGAAATAATTATCTGGCAAGATTAAACTTAGTTAATCCGTCAGATGCAACCCAGTCGGAAGTAGCAACCATTTTCTACGATATTCAGACTTTGGGCTGGACTACAGATATTGTTGCTTCGCCATTCAAAGGATTTAATCTTCACTATTTGATTACATTCCAGGATCCGGTTTATAAAAATTACGATTTCTCTGCTTTTGGAAATAACTATTCTTATAACGATAAAAACGTGTTGGAAATTTCTAAAGTATTAATGGAAATCGACCCGAGCTATACCTACAAAGATTTCAAATTCTGGGCAAGTTTCCGTTACTTCAGCAAGCAATATGCGAACTTAACGAATGCCTTGTATTTTGCACCAAGATGGGAAACATTTGGAGGAGTAAATTACAAAATCAACAACCATTTTGATATTGGCATCACGGCTGTAAACTTCTTAAACCAGACAGGAGCAAAAGGAACGATCAACGGGGCTGAATTAATTACAGATGCTTCAGCTTACTACAACCAGCTTTTGGTAGGATCTTATATCCGACCATTTACACTGGAAGCTTCTCTTAATTTCAGATTCTAAATGTATTTCACATGAAAAAAATTATTATAACTGCCGGGCTTGCTTTTTTTATAAGCACAGCTATGCAGGCACAAGGCGGAAATTTTACCATAGTTAAAAATAATAAAGGTGCGGATTTGGGATATTCTCCTGAATCCGGCATCAAAATTCTGACTGTAAATGGTAAGAAATTCAAAGATTTAAATAAGAACGGAAAACTGGATAAATATGAAGACTGGCGCCTTTCGGCAGATGAGCGTGCGAAAGACCTGGCTTCAAAAATGTCTGTAGAACAAATCGCAGGATTAATGCTCTACAGTCGTCATCAGGCGCTTCCGGCTCCGGCTGACGGATACCGTGCAGGACATTACAACGGAAAATTATATGCCGAAAGCGGTGCAAAACCATGGCAGTTAACAGACGAGCAGAAAGCCTTTTTGAAAGAAGATAATCTGCGTCACGTTCTAATTACCAGTGTCGAAACGCCCGAAGTTGCGGCTTTATGGAACAACCAGATGCAGGCTTTTGTAGAGGGAATTGGTTTAGGAATTCCAAGCAACACGAGTACAGATCCGCGCCATACGGCAAATGTAACATCTGAGTTTAACGCAGGAGCAGGAGGAACAATCTCAATGTGGCCTGATGGTTTAGGAATGGCTTCGACTTTTGACCCAAAAATTGTAGAGCAGTTTGGTCAGATTGCGGCCAAAGAATACCGTGCTTTAGGAATTGCAACGGCGTTGTCTCCGCAGATCGATTTGGGTTCAGAACCAAGATGGTACAGAATTTCTATGACCTTCGGCGAAAGCCCTGCCTTAACCCGAGATATGGGAAGAGCGTACATTGACGGTTTTCAGACTTCATACGGAAAAGACGAAATCAAAGACGGCTGGGGGTACAAAAGTGTCAATGCAATGGTAAAACACTGGCCAAGCGGCGGTGCCGAAGAAGGCGGACGCGACGGTCACTGGGCGTACGGAAAATTTGCAGTATATCCTGGAAATAACCTCGAGCAGCATATTGATCCCTTTATCAACGGTGCTTTCAAATTAAAAGGAAAAACCGGTAAAGCATCGGCTGTAATGCCTTATTACACCATTACTTTCGATCAGGATAAAAAATACAGCGAAAACGTAGCCAACGGTTTCAGCAAATACATTATTACTGATTTATTACGAGACAAATACGGTTACGACGGAGTGGTCTGCACGGATTGGCTTGTAACCGGAGATGAAGGTAAAACACCGGACATTTTTGCTGGAAAACCGTGGGGAGTAGAAAATCTTTCTATAGATGAAAGACATTACAAAGCGATTATTGCCGGAGTAGACCAGTTTGGCGGAAATAACGATAAAAAACCGGTTCTGGCAGCTTACGAAATGGGCGTTAAAGAATTTGGAGAATCGTTTATGAGAGCCAGATTTGAAAGATCGGCAGTGCGGTTACTGAAAAATAGTTTCAGAGTTGGACTTTTTGAAAATCCGTATCTGGATGCAGCCGAAACAAAAGCAATTGTAGGGAATCCTGAATTTATGAAAGCAGGATACGAAGCACAGTTAAAATCGGTTGTATTGTTGAAAAACAAAGCAGCTGTTCTTCCTGTAAAAGAAAAGAAAACCGTTTTTATTCCGAAAATTTATACCGCTTCGACCAAAGACTGGTGGGGTGTGGCAAGTCAGCCAAAATTAGAATATCCGGTAAATTTAGATTTGGTCAAAAAATATTACAATGTGACCGATGAGCCTTCAAAAGCCGATTTTGCGATTGTATTTGTAACAAGTCCGCAGAGTCTGGAAGGCGGTTACGATTTAAAAGACCGAAAAAACGGAAGCAACGGTTATGTGCCGATTTCACTTCAGTATGGAACTTACACGGCGGTCGAAGCCAGAACAAAAAGCATTGCAGCAGGAGATCAGGTTATTGACCCAAGTATTAAAGACAGAACCTATAAAAACAAAACCGTTACCGCAGCTAATACTATGGATTTGAGAACTATTCTTGATACCAAAGACATGATGAACGGTAAACCGGTAATTGTTTCAGTGACGGCTAATAAACCAATGATTTTTAATGAATTTGAAAAAGAAGTAAACGGAATTGTATTGAATTTCGGGGTTTCTTCTCAAGCCGTTTTGGATATTATTTCAGGAAAAACAGAACCATCAGGATTGCTTCCGGTACAAATGCCGGCAAATATGGCAGCAGTTGAAAAACAATTCGAAGACGTTCCGTT
This portion of the Flavobacterium gelatinilyticum genome encodes:
- a CDS encoding NUDIX hydrolase; protein product: MEFKKLLEIRSAESWEKFIPTLSIDCVVFSFHENTLQVLILKMKDREEWGLPGGYVEKAENVDDAAVRILKDRTGTENIYLQQFYTFGNLNRSEFAFQDYDDSMWHKQRFVSIGYYALAEHSQVKLNIDEFSSIVKWHSIENLPEFMMDHRTIFDKALMTLREQLNNHPIGYNLLPEKFTMPELQKLYEGILGKKLNRGNFYRKILRYDILTKLDESRKGGAHKAPDLYSFDLEKYNSALKEGLKGSW
- a CDS encoding glycoside hydrolase family 3 N-terminal domain-containing protein, which gives rise to MKKIIITAGLAFFISTAMQAQGGNFTIVKNNKGADLGYSPESGIKILTVNGKKFKDLNKNGKLDKYEDWRLSADERAKDLASKMSVEQIAGLMLYSRHQALPAPADGYRAGHYNGKLYAESGAKPWQLTDEQKAFLKEDNLRHVLITSVETPEVAALWNNQMQAFVEGIGLGIPSNTSTDPRHTANVTSEFNAGAGGTISMWPDGLGMASTFDPKIVEQFGQIAAKEYRALGIATALSPQIDLGSEPRWYRISMTFGESPALTRDMGRAYIDGFQTSYGKDEIKDGWGYKSVNAMVKHWPSGGAEEGGRDGHWAYGKFAVYPGNNLEQHIDPFINGAFKLKGKTGKASAVMPYYTITFDQDKKYSENVANGFSKYIITDLLRDKYGYDGVVCTDWLVTGDEGKTPDIFAGKPWGVENLSIDERHYKAIIAGVDQFGGNNDKKPVLAAYEMGVKEFGESFMRARFERSAVRLLKNSFRVGLFENPYLDAAETKAIVGNPEFMKAGYEAQLKSVVLLKNKAAVLPVKEKKTVFIPKIYTASTKDWWGVASQPKLEYPVNLDLVKKYYNVTDEPSKADFAIVFVTSPQSLEGGYDLKDRKNGSNGYVPISLQYGTYTAVEARTKSIAAGDQVIDPSIKDRTYKNKTVTAANTMDLRTILDTKDMMNGKPVIVSVTANKPMIFNEFEKEVNGIVLNFGVSSQAVLDIISGKTEPSGLLPVQMPANMAAVEKQFEDVPFDMEPHKDSEGNVYDFAFGLNWKGVIKDSRTEVYKK
- a CDS encoding TonB-dependent receptor — translated: MKKLIFASICTMFFSTYEAFSQDDKKQQKATDSIKSLTKIVETDTKEEKNRNVMLNAANNTGPRDVNIGLPSTVGGITIQENDLPVVYYFWPELPNRTWRQSTSLGRTGLLKIGEAAITTGDLGFAVNSYTKLGTDKLEVVGNFSGSSFGWMKGDLNVSGPLAKGWSYTMGAYANFDPNSFDLKFAKYSDRTQIYRAGLTKKFNNGKGQISFLYKYANSASLTNYAVFRYKEGGKVEEYNDFKIGRDSYIVNDGTLKFKDIMTGQTKFADMGGSDAASTSHTFDILGNYDLANDWKFTFSTRFRYAEASQLIAIPLGIFQASASDNFTYKSNGNAYVGNVNSMLGLYTDGTPTKTAMSRFEVTKNEEKHKWRFGVTEYYYQVDDFTSSRSFFNQTVSANPDKLVRNTPGGTSNTDADGFYNYNVGGEYHNGFENKLSGYFSDNWTVSDRFSLTYGVNLRYHKLKGDYFLTSRTPDLVFDPSQKTYFDNNWFHLGGSINAVYKVTKSAGILADFTYTEKNGQLESYSGAVAPNNAKSKSPLAAFGLYFNQKNFSIVSQATYLTRNNYLARLNLVNPSDATQSEVATIFYDIQTLGWTTDIVASPFKGFNLHYLITFQDPVYKNYDFSAFGNNYSYNDKNVLEISKVLMEIDPSYTYKDFKFWASFRYFSKQYANLTNALYFAPRWETFGGVNYKINNHFDIGITAVNFLNQTGAKGTINGAELITDASAYYNQLLVGSYIRPFTLEASLNFRF